The Claveliimonas bilis genome window below encodes:
- a CDS encoding Mur ligase family protein encodes MGLRKIAAIWAAKTAEKLSVHIFHRQGVTWAGKIALKIYPQILEDLASQVRKDIFVVCGTNGKTTTNNMLCAALEAEGNKVVCNHTGSNMLNGVAAAFVLASGLTGRLDADYACIEVDEASTRRVFPHFKPDYMVLTNLFRDQLDRYGEIDITMNLLKEVMQSAPKMKLIVNGDDALSAFLAMDAGNEYITYGINEKVLDDSDSNEIREGRFCKKCGAALEYEFYHYSQLGIYKCSQCDFKRPDIDYTASGIEIRNALSFQVEGRNLTANYRGFYNIYNILAAYAAGRTAGLDLAHFQSMLEHFNPENGRMEQFQIKDTKVVLNLAKNPAGFNQNISAVMQDESLKDLIIVINDNAQDGIDVSWLWDVDFDRFKKTAVGSITVSGIRCQDMRLRLKYVDIPSMLEEDVEKAILERVENGCGNLYVLVNYTALFSTRNVLKKLEGQK; translated from the coding sequence ATGGGCTTAAGAAAAATAGCGGCCATATGGGCTGCAAAGACAGCAGAAAAGTTAAGTGTCCATATTTTTCACCGACAGGGAGTGACCTGGGCCGGGAAAATTGCACTGAAGATATATCCGCAGATTCTGGAGGATCTGGCATCCCAGGTGAGGAAAGATATTTTTGTCGTGTGCGGAACAAATGGAAAAACGACGACCAACAATATGCTCTGCGCAGCGCTGGAAGCAGAAGGAAATAAGGTTGTGTGCAATCATACCGGCTCCAATATGCTCAATGGAGTGGCAGCTGCATTTGTGCTGGCATCCGGTCTTACAGGCAGGCTGGATGCAGATTATGCTTGTATAGAGGTCGATGAAGCATCCACCCGAAGAGTATTTCCGCACTTCAAACCGGACTACATGGTGCTTACCAATCTGTTCCGGGATCAGCTGGACCGGTACGGCGAGATTGATATTACCATGAATCTTTTAAAAGAAGTGATGCAAAGCGCGCCGAAGATGAAGCTGATCGTAAACGGGGATGACGCCCTTTCGGCTTTCCTTGCCATGGATGCGGGAAATGAGTACATTACTTACGGAATCAATGAAAAAGTACTGGACGACAGCGATTCCAATGAAATCCGGGAAGGACGGTTCTGCAAGAAATGCGGAGCTGCCTTGGAGTACGAGTTTTATCATTACAGCCAGCTTGGAATTTATAAGTGCAGCCAGTGTGATTTCAAAAGACCGGATATTGACTATACAGCTTCTGGTATTGAGATCAGAAACGCCCTTTCTTTCCAGGTGGAAGGAAGGAATCTGACTGCCAATTACCGGGGATTTTACAACATATACAATATTCTTGCGGCCTATGCAGCCGGGCGGACAGCCGGACTTGACCTTGCTCACTTCCAGTCGATGCTGGAGCATTTTAATCCGGAGAACGGCCGTATGGAGCAGTTCCAGATCAAAGATACCAAGGTTGTGCTTAACCTTGCCAAGAATCCGGCTGGTTTTAATCAGAATATTTCTGCGGTGATGCAGGACGAGTCTTTGAAAGATCTGATCATTGTCATCAATGACAATGCCCAGGACGGTATTGATGTGTCCTGGCTGTGGGATGTGGATTTTGACCGGTTTAAAAAGACGGCAGTAGGTTCCATCACCGTGAGCGGCATCCGCTGCCAGGATATGCGCCTTCGCCTGAAGTATGTGGATATTCCGTCCATGCTGGAAGAGGATGTGGAAAAGGCCATTCTGGAACGGGTGGAAAACGGGTGCGGCAACCTTTATGTACTGGTAAATTATACAGCGCTTTTCAGTACAAGAAATGTGCTTAAGAAATTGGAGGGACAGAAGTAA
- a CDS encoding xanthine dehydrogenase family protein molybdopterin-binding subunit: MPDKVPGMNCRYVNKPVRKKDAMALVTGQPVYTDDITPRDCLVVKILHSPYAHALIEEINTDIAMKVPGIEVIYTYKDVPNKRFTMAGQTYPEPSPYDRLILDQRMRFVGDAAAIVAGQDEKAVDKALRLIKVKYKVLEPVLDFRTAKDNKVLVHPEDNWKALCPVGADNTRNLCASAKDGHGDVDKVMDECDVVLEHKYHTKADSQAMMETFRTYTCMDPYGRLHVTSSTQIIFHVRRILANALDIPKSKIRVSKPRIGGGFGAKQSCVTEVFPAFVTWKTGKPAKLIYTRQESQIAGSPRHEMEVKVRIGAMNDGTIRALDVYTLSNTGAYGEHGPTTVGLSGHKSIPLYNSNMEAYRFCYDVVYTNVQAAGAYRGYGATQGIFAVESIVNELADKLHMDPVAIREKNMVREGQTAMAYYNEKMTACALDRCMARAKEITHWDEKPLSWDAGNGKIRAKGVAMSMQGSGISGVDVGSATIKLNDEGFYILSIGAADMGTGCDTTLAQVAAECLECSLDNIIVYGADTDSSPYDSGSYASSTMYVTGKAVEKACKELKEKICHIAADLMECAVEDVVFEADHVRMADGSASVSLGQVATKSMSGNREAVQVTVTHSSPVSPPPVMVGMAELEIDKETGAVEILDYTAVVDCGTPVNPNLTRVQTEGGLAQGIGMALYEDITYNKNGKILEDSLMQYKIPSRLDVGRLHVEFESSYEETGPFGAKSIGEVVINTPAPAIAHAVFNATGIWHRELPITPEKILMGILEKEQ; this comes from the coding sequence ATGCCGGATAAAGTGCCAGGAATGAATTGCCGCTATGTAAATAAGCCGGTGCGAAAGAAAGACGCTATGGCTCTTGTGACAGGTCAGCCGGTTTATACCGACGACATTACTCCCAGAGACTGCCTTGTAGTAAAGATACTGCACAGTCCCTATGCTCATGCCCTTATTGAGGAAATTAATACGGATATTGCCATGAAGGTTCCGGGAATTGAGGTGATCTATACTTACAAAGATGTGCCCAATAAGAGATTTACAATGGCCGGACAGACCTATCCGGAGCCAAGCCCCTATGACAGGCTGATCCTGGATCAGAGAATGCGCTTTGTGGGAGATGCGGCTGCAATTGTAGCTGGTCAAGATGAGAAAGCAGTGGACAAGGCCCTGCGCCTGATCAAAGTAAAATATAAAGTACTGGAGCCGGTATTGGATTTCCGTACGGCAAAAGACAATAAAGTGCTTGTGCATCCGGAGGATAACTGGAAAGCTCTGTGTCCGGTGGGGGCAGATAACACCCGCAACCTTTGCGCTTCAGCAAAGGATGGACACGGGGATGTGGATAAGGTAATGGATGAGTGCGATGTGGTTCTGGAGCATAAATATCACACGAAAGCCGACAGTCAGGCTATGATGGAAACGTTCCGCACTTATACCTGCATGGATCCCTATGGACGGCTTCATGTAACCAGCTCCACGCAGATTATTTTCCATGTGCGCCGTATTCTGGCAAACGCCCTTGATATTCCAAAATCCAAAATCCGTGTGTCTAAACCACGGATCGGAGGAGGTTTCGGGGCGAAGCAGTCCTGTGTAACAGAAGTATTTCCTGCTTTTGTCACATGGAAGACAGGTAAGCCTGCTAAACTGATCTACACAAGGCAGGAGAGTCAGATCGCCGGTTCGCCGCGCCATGAGATGGAAGTTAAGGTGCGGATCGGAGCGATGAATGACGGAACGATCCGGGCTTTGGACGTCTATACCCTTTCCAACACAGGGGCATATGGCGAACACGGGCCGACGACAGTAGGACTTAGCGGACATAAATCCATTCCGCTTTACAATAGTAATATGGAAGCTTACCGTTTCTGCTATGACGTTGTCTACACCAATGTGCAGGCAGCGGGAGCATACCGGGGCTATGGAGCGACTCAGGGAATCTTTGCAGTGGAAAGTATCGTCAATGAGCTGGCGGATAAGCTTCATATGGATCCGGTGGCAATCCGTGAGAAGAACATGGTAAGAGAAGGTCAGACAGCCATGGCCTATTACAATGAAAAAATGACAGCCTGTGCACTGGACCGCTGCATGGCAAGAGCAAAAGAGATTACCCACTGGGATGAGAAGCCTCTTTCCTGGGATGCCGGCAATGGAAAAATCCGTGCGAAAGGCGTTGCCATGTCAATGCAGGGCTCTGGAATTTCCGGTGTGGATGTAGGTTCTGCTACGATCAAGCTCAACGATGAAGGCTTTTACATCCTTTCCATTGGAGCGGCGGATATGGGAACGGGATGTGACACTACATTGGCACAGGTGGCAGCAGAATGTCTGGAATGCAGCCTGGACAATATTATTGTTTATGGCGCTGACACAGATTCTTCTCCCTATGATTCCGGTTCTTATGCATCCAGTACAATGTATGTAACGGGAAAAGCAGTAGAGAAAGCCTGCAAGGAATTAAAAGAAAAGATCTGTCATATTGCAGCGGATTTAATGGAGTGCGCTGTGGAAGATGTCGTGTTTGAGGCAGACCATGTAAGAATGGCAGACGGTTCCGCAAGCGTTTCCCTTGGACAGGTTGCTACGAAATCCATGAGCGGTAACCGGGAAGCGGTTCAGGTGACGGTTACTCATTCTTCGCCTGTTTCTCCTCCGCCTGTCATGGTAGGTATGGCAGAGCTGGAGATTGACAAGGAGACAGGAGCAGTGGAGATCCTTGACTATACAGCTGTTGTGGACTGTGGAACTCCTGTCAATCCGAACCTTACCAGAGTGCAGACAGAAGGCGGTCTGGCCCAGGGGATCGGAATGGCGCTCTATGAAGATATTACTTATAATAAAAACGGAAAAATATTAGAAGATTCTCTTATGCAGTATAAGATTCCAAGCCGTTTGGATGTGGGACGGCTCCATGTTGAATTTGAAAGCAGCTATGAAGAGACAGGACCATTCGGAGCAAAATCAATTGGAGAGGTTGTTATTAACACCCCGGCTCCTGCAATTGCTCATGCAGTCTTTAATGCAACTGGCATCTGGCATCGTGAACTTCCGATCACACCGGAGAAAATACTGATGGGGATTCTTGAAAAAGAACAATAG
- a CDS encoding (2Fe-2S)-binding protein: protein MQIQLWINEKEVNAEISADMLLIDFLREQGCYSVKRGCETSNCGLCTVFLDDKPILSCSLLAARADGHKVTTLEGLQEEAKGFGAYIADQGAEQCGFCNPGFMMNGIAMFRENPDPTDEEIKEYLAGNLCRCSGYEGQLRGIRAYIEYKKQNASQEKGGEA from the coding sequence ATGCAGATTCAATTATGGATAAATGAAAAAGAGGTGAATGCGGAAATTTCCGCTGATATGCTGCTGATTGATTTTTTGAGGGAGCAGGGATGCTACAGTGTGAAACGGGGCTGTGAGACATCCAACTGCGGTCTGTGCACGGTTTTTCTGGATGATAAGCCGATTTTATCATGCAGCCTTTTAGCTGCCAGAGCAGACGGACATAAGGTGACTACTTTGGAAGGACTTCAGGAGGAGGCCAAAGGATTTGGCGCTTATATTGCGGATCAGGGGGCGGAACAGTGCGGCTTCTGCAATCCGGGATTTATGATGAATGGAATTGCCATGTTCCGGGAGAACCCGGATCCGACAGACGAGGAGATCAAAGAATATCTGGCAGGGAATCTTTGCAGATGTTCCGGATATGAGGGACAGCTTCGGGGAATCCGCGCCTATATTGAATATAAGAAGCAAAATGCAAGTCAGGAGAAGGGAGGGGAAGCATAA
- a CDS encoding LLM class flavin-dependent oxidoreductase, translating to MNVRNEVRSHLVCEGVTMQDVLKKLEQQYGWSRSISNLSGKLHRETLRYKEAVELADVLGYEIVWKKRG from the coding sequence ATGAACGTGCGAAATGAAGTGAGATCACATCTTGTGTGCGAGGGAGTGACCATGCAGGATGTGTTAAAAAAATTGGAACAGCAGTATGGATGGAGCAGGAGCATTTCCAATCTGTCAGGGAAGCTCCATCGAGAAACGCTGCGATATAAGGAAGCCGTGGAGCTGGCAGATGTGCTGGGTTACGAGATTGTTTGGAAAAAGAGGGGGTAA
- a CDS encoding type 1 glutamine amidotransferase, producing MEGNEQRKITIGHLYPDLLNLYGDRGNIACLMQRCKWRGIEAETIEFELNDEIDFTKLDIVLLGGGSDREQMIVCQKLKSIQKDFKDYVEDGGVVIAVCGGYQLLGKYYRTEDGIIEGLDLVDLYTEQEEGRLIDNIVLKSDLFDLPVVGFENHGGRTYINGNKPFGKVLYGSGNDGKSGYEGVVYKNVIGTYLHGPLLPKNPQVSDYLIARALERKYGDDSLIPLDDSQEISANQYIYDRFVKKADADS from the coding sequence ATGGAAGGGAATGAACAAAGAAAAATCACCATCGGACATCTGTATCCGGATCTTCTGAACCTCTACGGGGACAGAGGAAATATCGCCTGCCTGATGCAGCGCTGTAAATGGCGCGGTATCGAGGCGGAAACAATAGAGTTTGAGTTAAACGATGAAATTGATTTTACAAAACTGGATATTGTGCTTTTGGGAGGAGGGTCTGACAGAGAGCAGATGATCGTATGCCAGAAGCTGAAATCTATTCAGAAAGATTTTAAAGACTATGTAGAAGACGGCGGCGTGGTAATTGCTGTGTGCGGAGGCTACCAGCTTCTTGGAAAATATTACCGCACGGAAGATGGTATAATAGAAGGCCTCGATCTGGTAGACTTATATACAGAGCAGGAAGAGGGCAGACTGATCGACAACATTGTGCTGAAAAGCGACCTTTTTGACTTGCCAGTGGTGGGATTTGAGAACCATGGGGGAAGAACGTATATTAATGGAAACAAGCCTTTTGGGAAAGTGCTGTATGGGTCGGGAAACGACGGAAAAAGCGGATATGAAGGAGTTGTATATAAAAATGTGATCGGCACCTATCTGCACGGACCGTTGCTTCCGAAAAACCCGCAGGTAAGTGATTACCTGATCGCACGGGCCCTGGAACGCAAGTATGGAGATGACAGTTTGATTCCCCTGGATGACAGTCAGGAAATTTCGGCCAATCAATATATTTACGACAGATTTGTAAAGAAAGCAGACGCGGACAGCTAA
- a CDS encoding virulence-associated E family protein gives MEKPCSPSEVRERLDRTENGGVKNSIKNCLTVFRLDEVLHQSIRYNLFTEKTDIVKPLWWHKRSPVMNETDVNYLMLYLEETYGLSVETKITKAISIIADKNKYHPIQEKLKSLVWDGVKRIENALPHFLGVEKNEYTCAAMQLFMLGAIHRAFQPGCKFEMMLCLVGGQGAGKSTFFRFLAIKDEWFTDDLKKLDDDNVFRKMQGHWIVEMSEMIATANAKSIEDIKSFLSRQKETYKIPYDKQPDDRLRQCVFGGTSNTLDFLPLDRTGNRRFLPIMVYPEKSEVHIMADEKASRAYIEQMWAEAMVIYRSKKYKLSLSKEMEQYLKEFQKQFMPEDTKAGMIQGFLDSYKGNMVCSKMLYKEALNHPFDGPKQWEIREINDIMNNSIVGWKQFTNPRHFAGYGRQKGWERDNKPVATGTNPLDGFVELTEEEAKQMELPFVNMG, from the coding sequence ATGGAAAAGCCGTGTAGTCCTTCCGAGGTTAGGGAACGCTTAGACCGAACAGAGAATGGCGGTGTGAAGAACAGCATCAAAAACTGTCTTACGGTATTTCGTCTGGATGAGGTACTGCACCAAAGCATCCGCTACAATCTGTTCACGGAAAAAACGGATATTGTGAAGCCGTTATGGTGGCATAAGCGAAGTCCGGTGATGAATGAAACGGATGTGAATTATTTGATGCTTTATCTGGAAGAAACGTATGGGCTGAGTGTTGAAACAAAAATAACAAAGGCAATTTCAATCATTGCAGACAAAAATAAATACCATCCGATTCAAGAAAAGTTGAAAAGTCTGGTATGGGATGGCGTAAAACGCATTGAAAATGCACTGCCTCACTTCCTTGGAGTCGAGAAGAATGAATACACTTGTGCAGCAATGCAGCTGTTTATGCTGGGAGCCATTCACCGAGCATTTCAGCCTGGATGCAAATTTGAAATGATGCTCTGTCTTGTGGGCGGTCAAGGTGCCGGCAAGTCTACGTTTTTTCGATTTCTTGCAATAAAGGACGAATGGTTCACGGATGATTTGAAAAAGCTGGATGATGATAATGTGTTCAGAAAGATGCAGGGGCATTGGATTGTGGAGATGTCGGAGATGATTGCCACAGCCAATGCAAAAAGCATTGAGGATATAAAATCGTTCCTCAGCCGTCAGAAGGAAACCTATAAGATACCTTATGATAAACAGCCGGATGACAGGCTTCGCCAGTGTGTGTTTGGCGGCACTTCCAACACATTGGATTTTCTGCCACTTGACCGTACCGGAAACCGAAGATTTCTTCCTATTATGGTTTATCCGGAGAAGTCAGAGGTACACATCATGGCAGATGAAAAGGCATCCAGAGCCTATATCGAACAGATGTGGGCAGAAGCAATGGTAATTTACCGAAGCAAAAAGTATAAGCTTTCCCTTTCCAAAGAAATGGAACAGTATCTGAAAGAATTTCAGAAGCAATTCATGCCGGAAGATACGAAAGCGGGCATGATTCAGGGATTCTTGGATAGCTACAAAGGAAATATGGTCTGTTCCAAGATGCTTTATAAAGAAGCCTTGAATCATCCCTTTGATGGGCCGAAGCAATGGGAAATCCGTGAAATCAACGATATTATGAATAACTCCATTGTGGGATGGAAACAGTTCACAAATCCAAGACATTTTGCCGGATATGGCAGGCAGAAAGGCTGGGAGCGTGACAACAAGCCTGTGGCAACTGGAACGAATCCTTTGGATGGTTTTGTGGAACTGACGGAGGAAGAAGCCAAACAGATGGAGCTGCCTTTTGTAAATATGGGGTAA
- a CDS encoding site-specific integrase, with protein MSEVRRDNKGRKLFNGESQRKDGKYEYKYQDAWGKRKTVYSWKLTPTDRVPAGKRDDISLREKIKQIQKDLNSNITPDGGNFSVLELVEKYISQKTGVRHNTRSNYNFVVNVIKKEAFGQKRIDKIKVSDAKEWLIKMQQIDGRGYSSIHTIRGVVRPAFQMAVDDDLLVKNPFEFQLNTVVVNDSVTREAITRQQERDFLEFVKNDKHFCKYYDGIYILFKTGLRISEFVGLTKKNLDFENNRIIVDHQLQRTRDMKYIIEDTKTESGERMVPMTPEVKEAFQRILANRKNPKVEPMVDGYSGFLYLDKNGRPMVALHWEKYFQHIREKYNKIYRSQMPKVTPHVCRHTFCSNMAKSGMNPKTLQYIMGHSDISVTLNTYTHLNYDDAEEEMQKVVGIASKKSTTHRKRCVS; from the coding sequence ATGTCAGAAGTAAGACGAGACAATAAAGGTCGCAAGTTATTTAATGGAGAGAGCCAGCGCAAAGACGGGAAATATGAATACAAGTATCAGGATGCATGGGGCAAGAGAAAGACGGTGTACAGTTGGAAGCTGACACCGACTGACCGAGTTCCTGCAGGAAAACGTGATGATATTTCCCTGCGAGAAAAGATTAAGCAGATTCAAAAGGATTTAAACAGCAATATCACACCGGATGGCGGTAATTTTTCAGTTCTTGAACTGGTAGAAAAATATATTTCACAGAAAACCGGTGTCCGTCACAACACAAGGTCAAATTATAACTTTGTGGTCAATGTGATTAAGAAAGAAGCCTTTGGGCAGAAGCGCATTGATAAGATTAAGGTGTCCGATGCCAAAGAATGGCTGATTAAGATGCAGCAGATTGATGGGCGAGGTTACAGTTCTATTCACACAATCCGTGGTGTGGTAAGACCTGCCTTTCAGATGGCGGTGGATGATGATTTGCTGGTAAAGAATCCATTTGAATTTCAGCTGAACACCGTTGTCGTAAATGATAGCGTCACAAGAGAAGCTATCACACGACAGCAGGAAAGAGATTTCTTGGAGTTTGTGAAGAACGACAAGCATTTCTGCAAGTACTATGACGGTATCTATATCCTGTTCAAGACAGGACTTCGTATCTCAGAGTTTGTTGGGCTGACGAAGAAAAACCTTGATTTTGAGAACAACAGAATCATCGTGGATCATCAGCTTCAGAGAACCAGAGATATGAAATATATCATTGAAGATACCAAGACAGAGAGTGGCGAACGTATGGTGCCGATGACACCGGAAGTGAAGGAAGCCTTTCAGCGTATCCTTGCCAACAGAAAAAATCCAAAGGTTGAGCCTATGGTAGATGGGTACAGCGGATTTTTGTATCTGGACAAGAATGGCAGACCGATGGTGGCGCTTCACTGGGAGAAATATTTTCAGCATATCCGTGAGAAGTACAACAAGATTTACAGAAGCCAGATGCCGAAAGTAACTCCTCATGTTTGCAGACACACTTTCTGTTCCAATATGGCGAAGTCCGGAATGAATCCGAAGACGCTTCAATATATTATGGGTCATAGTGACATCAGCGTAACGCTGAACACCTATACGCATCTGAACTATGATGATGCAGAGGAAGAAATGCAGAAAGTAGTAGGTATAGCTTCTAAGAAATCGACAACGCACCGCAAAAGGTGCGTGTCGTAA
- a CDS encoding CHC2 zinc finger domain-containing protein encodes MNVFDAVKQSVTTRQAAEMYGLRIRRNNMASCPFHNDRTPSMKVDKRFHCFGCGADGDVIDFVSRLYGISSLKAAQKTASDFGISYDSKPVKTKPKKAVCKKSDVQIYAEAEQRCFKVLSDYYHLLKKREKDYAPNMEDEIWHPLFVEALQKKSHLEYLLDILVFGEIEEKALLVMEYGKEVASLEQRISEFICREAKTGIGNSQ; translated from the coding sequence ATGAATGTATTTGATGCAGTTAAGCAATCTGTCACAACCAGACAGGCTGCGGAAATGTACGGATTAAGAATCCGTAGAAATAACATGGCATCTTGTCCCTTTCACAATGACAGAACTCCCAGCATGAAAGTGGACAAGCGTTTTCATTGTTTCGGGTGCGGAGCTGATGGCGATGTGATTGATTTTGTATCAAGGCTTTATGGTATCTCAAGTCTGAAAGCGGCACAAAAGACAGCTTCAGACTTTGGAATTTCTTATGACAGTAAGCCTGTAAAAACAAAACCAAAGAAAGCGGTATGCAAAAAATCAGATGTGCAGATCTATGCAGAAGCCGAGCAGCGTTGCTTTAAAGTTCTGTCAGACTACTATCATCTTCTGAAAAAGCGGGAAAAAGATTATGCTCCCAACATGGAAGATGAAATATGGCACCCGCTGTTTGTGGAAGCCTTACAGAAAAAATCGCATCTGGAATATCTCTTGGATATTCTGGTGTTTGGAGAAATAGAGGAAAAAGCATTGCTTGTGATGGAATATGGGAAGGAGGTGGCATCACTTGAACAGCGAATTTCAGAATTTATCTGTCGAGAAGCAAAAACAGGTATTGGAAACAGCCAGTGA
- a CDS encoding helix-turn-helix domain-containing protein: MSFATRLKTLRAEHHMTQKELASRMNLARTTITGYETKNRQPSHEKLADMASIFGVTVDYLLEDTDNPLLSSSVLQTQHERLLDDKVMKLYRQLSLHSKEETLRYLQLLELWEKNQD, from the coding sequence ATGTCATTTGCAACCAGACTAAAAACACTACGCGCCGAACACCATATGACTCAGAAGGAACTGGCATCACGCATGAACCTTGCCCGAACCACGATCACAGGATACGAAACGAAAAACCGCCAGCCTTCTCACGAAAAGCTGGCAGACATGGCTTCCATTTTCGGTGTAACTGTGGACTATCTCCTGGAAGATACCGATAATCCCCTTTTATCTTCTTCTGTACTGCAGACACAGCATGAGCGTCTCCTGGATGACAAAGTCATGAAGCTGTATCGTCAGCTTTCCCTTCATTCTAAGGAGGAAACTCTGCGTTATCTTCAGCTTCTCGAACTCTGGGAAAAGAACCAGGATTAG
- a CDS encoding FAD binding domain-containing protein encodes MLTIKQYVKASSLEEAYELNQKKSNVVLGGMLWLKMQRKNVGTAIDLSGLGLDTIEEDEKEYRIGAMATLRQLEQHAGLNAWTGNALQESVKHIVGVQFRNMATVGGSIFGRYGFSDVLTVMMALDAQVELYKRGRISVEEFAALPYDRDILTGIVIPKKPVKAVYLSQRNTKTDFPVLTCCVSQIEDEIRCVIGARPMKAVCLRDEKGILSQGINKESAEKFGSYVSETVETGTNLRGSAQYRKLIAGVLAKRALLAL; translated from the coding sequence GTGTTAACGATCAAGCAGTATGTAAAGGCGTCCAGCCTGGAGGAAGCGTATGAGCTGAACCAGAAGAAAAGCAATGTGGTTCTCGGCGGTATGCTGTGGCTGAAGATGCAGAGGAAAAATGTGGGAACCGCCATTGATCTGTCTGGTCTGGGATTAGATACGATAGAAGAGGATGAAAAGGAGTACCGTATTGGGGCGATGGCAACGCTCCGTCAGCTGGAGCAGCATGCGGGCTTAAATGCCTGGACAGGGAATGCGCTGCAGGAGAGCGTGAAGCACATCGTGGGCGTGCAGTTCCGAAATATGGCGACTGTAGGCGGCAGTATTTTCGGACGGTACGGATTTTCCGATGTGCTGACGGTGATGATGGCCCTTGATGCACAGGTGGAGCTGTATAAGCGGGGACGGATTTCTGTGGAAGAATTTGCCGCTCTTCCTTACGACAGGGATATTCTGACCGGGATCGTGATCCCGAAAAAGCCGGTCAAAGCAGTGTACCTTTCACAGAGAAATACAAAAACAGATTTTCCGGTGCTGACCTGTTGTGTATCCCAGATAGAAGATGAGATTCGCTGTGTGATCGGCGCGCGGCCTATGAAGGCAGTCTGCTTAAGAGATGAAAAGGGAATCCTCTCCCAGGGGATCAATAAAGAGAGCGCCGAAAAGTTCGGAAGCTATGTTTCCGAGACTGTGGAGACAGGGACAAATCTTAGGGGAAGTGCGCAGTACAGAAAGCTGATTGCAGGTGTGCTGGCAAAACGTGCGCTTCTTGCTCTGTAA
- a CDS encoding low molecular weight protein-tyrosine-phosphatase: MIKVLFICHGNICRSPMAEFIFRDMVQKQGLGDHFHIASAATSREELGNPVHRGTREKLRQHGIETTGKYSVQMTKKDYQNYDYLIGMDDWNIRNIMRIIGKDPDHKVHKLLEFAQSSDDIADPWYTGNFDRTYEDVVKGCRGLLKKLVEEKREAMV, encoded by the coding sequence ATGATTAAAGTACTTTTCATCTGCCACGGCAACATCTGCCGATCTCCCATGGCCGAATTTATATTCCGGGACATGGTACAAAAGCAGGGGCTGGGAGATCATTTCCACATTGCCTCGGCGGCTACCAGCCGGGAAGAGCTGGGAAATCCGGTTCACCGGGGAACACGGGAGAAATTAAGGCAGCATGGCATTGAAACAACAGGGAAATACTCTGTGCAGATGACAAAGAAAGATTATCAAAATTATGACTATCTTATCGGGATGGATGACTGGAATATCCGTAATATTATGAGGATCATCGGAAAGGATCCGGACCATAAGGTGCATAAACTTCTGGAATTTGCTCAAAGTTCCGATGATATTGCGGATCCTTGGTATACCGGGAATTTTGACCGGACATATGAGGATGTAGTGAAGGGATGCAGGGGATTGCTGAAAAAACTTGTGGAAGAGAAGCGGGAAGCTATGGTATAA
- a CDS encoding excisionase, whose translation MVKEQNQNVDKYDIPVWRKYTLSVQKAAKYFHIGDKKLRKLIDENPDAEFILWNGSRPQIKRRVFEQYVDEKLSAI comes from the coding sequence ATGGTGAAAGAACAGAATCAGAATGTAGATAAGTATGATATTCCTGTCTGGAGAAAATACACTTTGAGTGTACAGAAAGCGGCAAAATATTTTCACATCGGAGATAAAAAGCTGCGAAAGCTGATTGACGAGAATCCAGATGCAGAGTTCATTCTGTGGAATGGGTCAAGACCTCAGATCAAGCGCAGAGTGTTTGAACAATATGTAGATGAAAAATTATCTGCCATATAA